The genomic interval AGGCTCGCCCCGTCGGCGACGACCTTCGCCGGATAGCTCTCCGCCTTGGCCGCCACGGTCGCGCTCACCGCGGGCGACTTCGCGCTGGTGTTGGTGCCGTCGCTCGCGGTGATCCGGTACGTGTGGGTCTCGCCGGGCGCCACATCGGTGTCCGTCCACCGCAGCTGCGGACGGTCCCAGAAGACGGAGTACCCCGTCGTCGTGTGGACCGGGGTGGCCGCCCCGTCCTTGTAGATCCGGTACGTGAGCACCCCGTCGTCGGTGTCGAAACTGGTCTGCCAGTTCACGTCCACCTTGTTCGGGGCGACCGTGGAGACGCTGACGTTCGGCACCCAGGGCGCCCCCGTGTCCGGGCCGTCGGCGAACCGGGTGAGCCCCTGCTGCGCCTTGCTGTTGACCGTGGTGAACTCGCCGCCCACCCACAGGTAGTGGCGGCCGCCCTTGTCGGTCTGCGCCATCACCCGCGGGCCGACCGGCTCGCCGATCCCGTCGTTGGTGTCCGGGAACCACGGCAGCAGCTTCGGGTCGTCCACCGACTGGGCCAGCAGGTGCTTGCGCGGCTGGTCGGGGAACTCGCCCATGGACGCGCAGTCGTGCGCGTGACTGCCGCTGTAGAGCACCCCGTCGTGCACCAGGAGGGCCTGTGTGGCGCCCAGGCAGGTGTCGCGCCACACCTGGTTGAACGTGGTGAGGTCGACGGCGATACGCCCGTCGAACACCCCGCCCCCGGTGCCCTCGTTGGCGGTGTAGAACTGCTTGGCGTCGCTGGTGAGGTCCTGCACCGTGGAGGTGTTCGGGATGAAGCCCGGGTAGCTCTTGTCCAGCGCTCCGCCGGTGGCGTCCACCACCGCCAGCGCGTGCGAGCTGGTGCCGTTCACGGTGAAGAAGTCCCCGCCGAGCACCACATGCTGCCCGTCCGGGGTGACCTCCACCGCCCGGCCCACCTCGTCCGCGTTCGCCGTCCACGGCTTCAGCGCCGCACCGGTGGTGACGGCGGCGAAGAAGTTGCGGGGCTGCCCCGCCACGCTCTTGAAGTCGCCCCCGAGGTACACCGTGTCGTCGGTGACCGCGAGCGCCCGCACGGTGGCGGAGACGGCGACCTTGAAGTTCTGGCGCGGGGTGCAGGTGGCGGTGTCGATGGCCGCGATGTTGCTGACGCCCACCCCGTTCACCGCACCGAACTGCCCGCCCGCGTACAGGGTTTCACCGTCCGGCGACAGGGCCAGCGCGCGGACCGTCGCGGTCCCCGAGGACAGCGTGAACGACAGGGAGCAACCGGTGGGCGCCCCGGTCGCGGTGTCGAACGCGGCGAAGTTCACCGCGGGCTGCTCGGAGGTCCCGGCGGCCGCACCCGGCGGCCGTACGGTGGAGAAGGTGCCGCCCGCGTAGACCACACCGTCGTCGGACGCGGCCATCGACCAGACGATGCCGTTGGTCTGCCAGGTGGACAGGTCGTCCGCGGTGATCGAGACGGGTGCGGTGAGGGCGGCGGCCGGAGGACTGCCCGCGGCGGCGGCGCTCAGGGCGCCCGCGAGCAGGCCGAGCGCCGCGGTCGCGGCCCGCGTCCGGCCGCGTCGGCGCCCCGTGGTTCGGTTCATCATTCAGCTCCGAAGGTGAGAACGAGCTTGCGGCCCGCTGGCCGCGGTCGAGTGGGCGGGGCCGGAGCCCCGCCCGAGCCGGCGCGTGCGACCCCACCGCGTCGCCGGTGGGGGTGGGGGAGCGCGCCGGAGTCCTGGGGCGTGTCCTATCTGTCCACGCGCACGGCGGCCCCCGCGAGTTCGTCGGAGAGCCGGCGCACATCGGCGTCGACCATGATCCGGGCCAGCTCCCGGGCCCGTACGGCCGGTTTCCAGCCCAGCAGCTGCCCGGCCTTCGAGGCGTCCCCGATCAGCGCGTCGACCTCGCTGGGCCGCTCGTACTTCGCGTCGTAGCGGACGTACTCGCGCCAGTCGAGGCCGGCGTGCTCGAAGGCGTACTCCAGGAACTGCCGGACGCTGACGCCCTCGCCGGTGGCCACCACGTAGTCGTCCGGGGTTTCGCACTGGAGCATGCGCCACATCGCGTCCACGTACTCGGGGGCGTAACCCCAGTCGCGTATCGCGTCCAGGTTGCCCAGATGCAGCCGGGACTGGAGGCCCGCCTTGATCCGGGCCACACCACGGGTGATCTTCCGGGTCACGAAGGTCTCCCCGCGCCGGGGCGACTCATGGTTGAACAGGATGCCGTTCACCGCGAACATCCCGTACGCCTCGCGGTAGTTGACCGTCGCCCAGTACGAGTAGACCTTGGCGACGCTGTACGGGCTGCGCGGGTGGAACGGGGTCAGTTCGTTCTGCGGCGGCGGGCTCGCGCCGAACATCTCCGAGGAGGACGCCTGGTAGATCCGGGTGTCGATGCCACTGGCCCGGACCGCCTCCAGGAGCCGGATCGTGCCCAGACCGGTCACGTCCCCCGTGTACAGCGGCGCGTCGAAGGAGACCCGCACATGCGACTGCGCGCCCAGGTTGTACACCTCGTCGGGCCGGATGTCCCGCAACAGGTTCACCAGCGCGACCCCGTCGGCCAGATCCGCGTGGTGCAGCACGAAGGACCGGTGCTCCTGCTCCGGGCCCTGGTAGATGTGGTCGATCCGCTCCGTGTTGAAACTGGACGAGCGGCGGATCAGGCCGTGGACCGTGTACCCCTTCTGGAGCAGCAGCTCCGACAGGTACGAACCGTCCTGTCCGGTCACCCCGGTGATGAGCGCGGTCTTCGCCACGTTTCCCCCTTCTGCGGTCGGCTGCAAGGCAGTTGGTCATGGAATGTCAATGTCTGAGGGATCCGGGACAAAACATCAACGTTTCTCCCGGCTGCTGGCACAATCCGAAAACATGACGACAGATCTCCCCGGCCCTCCCCGGGAACGCGTCCCGTCCCTGCTACGCCCCGGTGCCCGCGTGTTCGTCGCCGGCCACCGGGGCCTGGTCGGGTCGGCGGTGGTCCGCCGCCTCACCGCCGACGGCCATGAGGTGGTCACCCGCGGCCGCGACCGCCTCGATCTCCGGGACGCCGAGCGCACCGCCGCCTTCCTGCGCGGCATACGCCCGGACGCCGTGGTGCTGGCCGCCGCCCGGGTCGGCGGGATCATGGCCAACAGCACGTATCCCGTGCAGTTCATCGAGGACAACCTGCGCATCCAGCTGAGCGTGATCGCGGGTGCGCACGCGGCCGGTACCGAGCGGCTGCTCTTCCTCGGCTCGTCCTGCATCTACCCGAAGCACGCCCCCCAGCCGATCCCCGAGAGCGCGCTGCTCACCGGACCCCTGGAACCCACCAACGAGGCGTACGCGCTGGCGAAGATCGCCGGCATCGTGCAGACGCAGTCCTACCGCCGCCAGTACGGCGCCTCCTACATCAGCGCCATGCCGACCAATCTCTACGGCCCCGGCGACAGCTTCGACCTGGAGACCTCGCACGTCCTGCCCGCCCTGATCCGCCGCTTCCACGAGGCCCGCGAGTCCGGCGCACCCGCCCTCACGCTCTGGGGGTCCGGAAACCCCCGTCGCGAGTTCCTGCACGTGGACGACCTCGCCGCCGCCTGCGTGCTCCTGCTGGAGCGTTACGACGACGACGCACCGGTCAACGTCGGCTGCGGCGACGACCTCACCATCCGCGAACTCGCCGCCATGGTGGCCGACGTGACGGCCTATCAGGGCGAGACCCGCTGGGACACGGGCAAACCCGACGGCACCCCGCGCAAACTCCTGGACGTCTCCCGGCTGACCTCCCTCGGCTTCGCACCGCGCATCCCGCTGAAGGAGGGCATCGCGGAGACGTACTCCTGGTGGCTCCGGCAGCGGGCCGCGTAGCCGCCCCCGCCCGGCCGGGCGGCCCGCTCCCGTCCGCGACGGGCGGACCACCCGGCCCCCTTCCCCGATCCTCATCCGCCCCCGCCCTCAGTACGCCCCGCGGCCGTCGGTGACGGCGCGCAGCGTGCGGGCCATGAGCCCCATGTCCGTGGCCACCGACCAGTTGTCGACGTACCAGAGGTCCAGCGACACCGTCTCCTGCCACGAGAGGTCGGACCGGCCGCTGACCTGCCACAGGCCCGTCAGCCCCGGTTTCACCGCGAGCCTCCGCAACTCCCGCTCGTCGTACCGGGACACCTCGTCCGGCAGCGGCGGACGCGGGCCGACCAGGGACATGTCACCCTTGAGTACGTTGATGAGCTGGGGCAGTTCGTCCAGCGACGAGCGCCGCAGCAGCCGGCCGAGCCGGGTCACCCGGGGGTCCCGGCGCATCTTGAACATCGGGCCGTCGTTCTCGTTGGCCTCGGTGAGCCGCGCCTTGCGCCGCTCGGCGTCCACCACCATCGTGCGGAACTTCCACATGACGAACGGGTGGTTGTGCCGCCCCTGACGGACCTGCCGGTGGAAGACCGGCCCCGCCGAGGTCAGCCGGACCGCCACCGCGATCAGCAGCAACAAGGGGGCCAGGGCGACCAGCCCGCAGGCGGCCCCCGTCCGGTCCACCGCCGCCTTCAGGGCCGGCTGGAGCCCCCGGCGCAGCGGCGGCACGATGTGCAGCAGGGTGAGCCCGGCCGCCGAAGAGGGGCGTATCCGGTCCGCCGCGGTCTCCGAGAGGTGCGAGAGCACCGACACCTCCAGACCGCCGTCGTGCAGGCCCCAGGTCAGCTGCCGCAACCGCTCCTCGGCCAGCCCCGGACCCGGGACCACCAGCGCGAGGTCCGCCTCGTGCGCGAAGGAAGCGCCCAGCACCGTCGAGGCGTCGTCCCCCGCCGGGGCCGGAGCCAGCCGCCCCGGCACCGGGACCTCGCAGCTCAGCGCCGCCGCGCCCACCGGCAGGGCGGCCACCACGCGATAGCCGTGGTCCTCCCGCGAGGTGAGCAGCCGCACCGCCCGGTCCACCCCCGCGGCCTCGCCGACCACCAGCACCCGGCGCGCCGTCCGGCGCCTCCCGGACCGGGCCAGCCGGCGCGCCCCCGAGATGCCCGTCCCCGCCAGAAGCCCGGGGACGAGGGCGACGACGGCCGCCCCCGGGTCGATCGGTGCGTCGAGGGCGGTCCACAGCACCGCCAGCACACCGATGAGCAGCAACCAGTCCCCGGGCGTGGTCAGCGCCCCGGGCGGACGGCCCGGCGCACGTAGGACGTACCGCCCCCGCGCGGCCCGCACCCCGCACCACACCAGGGTGGCCGCGGACGCCCCGGCCAGGGCCTCGGGCTGCCCGTCGGCGCGGAGCACCAGCCAGGCGGGTAAACCGAGCCCGGCGGATTCGGCGCACACCACCAGGGGCAGCAGGCCCGGGCGCCTGCCGGGCGCCCCGGCGCCGCGTTCCCGCCGTACGTCCGGCAGCTGCCGCGGCCGGCCGATGTCCTGGCCGCGCGGCATTCCCGACGAGGTCCGCGGACGTGGCGCTCCCGCCAGTCCCACGGGCCTCGGTATATCGGATTCGGGTAGCTCGACATGCCCCATGAACCCCCCAGTCACAGTCGCATCGCCACAAACGGGGCGCACCCGCCGATCCAGTGGACTGACGGACGCGCCCTCGCTCGGTGCACGATATCCACACACATGGCATTTCGCTGGAGTTCCGGTGAAGTTCAGACAGGCACGTTGTCCCGCGACTCGTCCCGATCCGTACCGGATCACAGGTTCTGTGCGCACCTGTTGGTATGTGTGCCATGGCCCAAACGGTTGGTGTGCGGATATGTACCTCGGTCGCCAACTACCGTACGTGCTCGCGCGGTTGCGCGGGCGGTATTCGGCCTGCTCGGCTCGGACGGCCACCGGGCGGTCTGGGAGGATGCGGTGTCGGGAGCACGTACCCGGCCATGAGTGGAAGAGGGACGCACGGTGACCCCCGCGGAGAAGAACTGGGCCGGCAACATCACCTTCGGCGCGAAGCGGCTGTGCGTGCCGCGATCCGTCCGCGAACTGCGCGAGACGGTCGCCGCCTCCGACGCGGTCCGCCCCCTGGGCACCCGGCACTCCTTCAACACCGTCGCGGACACCACAGGCGACCAGGTGTCGCTCGCCGGACTCCCGCGCGTCGTGGACATCGACGTCCCCGGCCGGACCGTCACCCTGACCGCCGGACTCCGCTTCGGTGAGTTCGCCGCCGAACTGCACGAGCACGGTCTCGCCCTGGCCAACCTGGGCTCGCTCCCGCACATCTCGGCCGCCGGCGCCGTCGCGACCGGCACCCACGGCTCCGGCGTGGGCAACCGCTCCCTCGCGGGCGCGGTGCGCGCCCTCTCCCTGGTGACGGCCGACGGAGGGACGCGCACCCTGCGGCGCACCGACGAGGACTTCGCGGGCGCGGTCGTCTCCCTCGGCGCGCTCGGCGTGGTGACCTCGCTGGAACTGGACCTCGTACCCGCCTTCGAGGTGCGCCAGTGGGTGTACGAGGATCTGCCCGAGGCCACACTCACCGCGCGCTTCGACGAGGTGGTGTCCGCCGCCTACAGCGTCAGCGTCTTCACGGACTGGCGCCCCGGACCGGTCGGCCAGGTGTGGCTGAAGCAGCGGGTGGGCGACGGGGGCACCACGGCCGCGATGCCCGCCGAGTGGCTGGGCGCACGGCTCGCCGACGGCCCCCGGCACCCGATCCCCGGGATGCCCGCCGGGAACTGCACCGCGCAGCAGGGTGTGCCAGGGCCCTGGCACGAGCGGCTGCCGCACTTCCGGATGGAGTTCACCCCGAGCAACGGCGACGAGCTCCAGTCGGAGTACTTCGTGGCCCGCAGGGACGCCGTCGCCGCCTACGAGGCCCTGGCCCGGCTGCGGGACCGGATCGCCCCGGTGCTCCAGGTCTCCGAGCTCCGCACCGTCGCCGCCGACGACCTGTGGCTGAGCCCCGCCCACGGCCGGGACTCGGTGGCCTTCCACTTCACCTGGGTCCCGGACGCGGCGGCCGTCGCGCCGGTGGCCGCGGCGATCGAGGAGGCCCTGGCCCCGTTCGGCGCCCGCCCGCACTGGGGCAAGGTCTTCTCCACGGACCCCGGGGTGCTGCGCACGCTCTACCCGCGCTACGCGGACTTCGAGGAGCTGGTGCGCCGCTACGACCCGGAGGGCACCTTCCGCAACGCGTTCCTGGACCGGTACTTCCGGAGCTGATCCGCGTGGTCAGCGGCTGCCGCGTTCGTCCTCGGCCCGGGAGGGCCAGGCGGCGGCCGAGCGGCCCGGGGCGAGCTGGTCGACCACCTCGGCCAGCTCCTCGCAGGCGCGCTCGATGCGGTGCCGGATGTTCTGCTGCTCGGCGACCATGGCGGCCAGCAGGAGGGCGGTGAGGGCGACGGCCCCGTTGAGCACCGTGAGGTTGATCATCACTTCCACGATGGTGTGCCCCGCGAATGGTCCGGTCCCGTCCGTCCCCGCCACGATCGCCAGGACGGACACCAGCAGAGCGCACGGCGCGCTGCCCGCGAGCCGGAAGCGCAGGGCGGCCCAGATGACGATCGGGAACACCAGATAGAGCATCGACAGCGAGCTACGGGTGGCGACGAGTGCCCCGGCGACCGCGACCGCCGACAGCGCCACGGCCTCCGCCCAGCGGTCCGTGAACCGGGGCGGCCGCACCCGGCCGAGCACCAGCACGACGGGCGTGACCACCAGGACCCCCATGACGTCGCCGGCCCACCACGCCGCCCAGACGGACCAGAAGTTCCCGGCGGGCAGCTTGCCGTCCACCACGAGCATCGTCGTCCCGGCGGTCGCGCCGATC from Streptomyces drozdowiczii carries:
- a CDS encoding GDP-L-fucose synthase family protein, whose amino-acid sequence is MTTDLPGPPRERVPSLLRPGARVFVAGHRGLVGSAVVRRLTADGHEVVTRGRDRLDLRDAERTAAFLRGIRPDAVVLAAARVGGIMANSTYPVQFIEDNLRIQLSVIAGAHAAGTERLLFLGSSCIYPKHAPQPIPESALLTGPLEPTNEAYALAKIAGIVQTQSYRRQYGASYISAMPTNLYGPGDSFDLETSHVLPALIRRFHEARESGAPALTLWGSGNPRREFLHVDDLAAACVLLLERYDDDAPVNVGCGDDLTIRELAAMVADVTAYQGETRWDTGKPDGTPRKLLDVSRLTSLGFAPRIPLKEGIAETYSWWLRQRAA
- the gmd gene encoding GDP-mannose 4,6-dehydratase — protein: MAKTALITGVTGQDGSYLSELLLQKGYTVHGLIRRSSSFNTERIDHIYQGPEQEHRSFVLHHADLADGVALVNLLRDIRPDEVYNLGAQSHVRVSFDAPLYTGDVTGLGTIRLLEAVRASGIDTRIYQASSSEMFGASPPPQNELTPFHPRSPYSVAKVYSYWATVNYREAYGMFAVNGILFNHESPRRGETFVTRKITRGVARIKAGLQSRLHLGNLDAIRDWGYAPEYVDAMWRMLQCETPDDYVVATGEGVSVRQFLEYAFEHAGLDWREYVRYDAKYERPSEVDALIGDASKAGQLLGWKPAVRARELARIMVDADVRRLSDELAGAAVRVDR
- a CDS encoding D-arabinono-1,4-lactone oxidase, which produces MTPAEKNWAGNITFGAKRLCVPRSVRELRETVAASDAVRPLGTRHSFNTVADTTGDQVSLAGLPRVVDIDVPGRTVTLTAGLRFGEFAAELHEHGLALANLGSLPHISAAGAVATGTHGSGVGNRSLAGAVRALSLVTADGGTRTLRRTDEDFAGAVVSLGALGVVTSLELDLVPAFEVRQWVYEDLPEATLTARFDEVVSAAYSVSVFTDWRPGPVGQVWLKQRVGDGGTTAAMPAEWLGARLADGPRHPIPGMPAGNCTAQQGVPGPWHERLPHFRMEFTPSNGDELQSEYFVARRDAVAAYEALARLRDRIAPVLQVSELRTVAADDLWLSPAHGRDSVAFHFTWVPDAAAVAPVAAAIEEALAPFGARPHWGKVFSTDPGVLRTLYPRYADFEELVRRYDPEGTFRNAFLDRYFRS
- a CDS encoding MASE1 domain-containing protein; this translates as MIHSERNRRYLVAVLRVVGVAAVYYGAARLGLLRELTVHGAVVTPLWPPTGIALGCLLYDGLRVWPGIAVGSLVVVGMLGGTVTPSTLVVAAGNTLAPLCAYALLRRTGFRRELDRLRDGVVLVFLGAMAAMVIGATAGTTMLVVDGKLPAGNFWSVWAAWWAGDVMGVLVVTPVVLVLGRVRPPRFTDRWAEAVALSAVAVAGALVATRSSLSMLYLVFPIVIWAALRFRLAGSAPCALLVSVLAIVAGTDGTGPFAGHTIVEVMINLTVLNGAVALTALLLAAMVAEQQNIRHRIERACEELAEVVDQLAPGRSAAAWPSRAEDERGSR
- a CDS encoding LamG-like jellyroll fold domain-containing protein yields the protein MNRTTGRRRGRTRAATAALGLLAGALSAAAAGSPPAAALTAPVSITADDLSTWQTNGIVWSMAASDDGVVYAGGTFSTVRPPGAAAGTSEQPAVNFAAFDTATGAPTGCSLSFTLSSGTATVRALALSPDGETLYAGGQFGAVNGVGVSNIAAIDTATCTPRQNFKVAVSATVRALAVTDDTVYLGGDFKSVAGQPRNFFAAVTTGAALKPWTANADEVGRAVEVTPDGQHVVLGGDFFTVNGTSSHALAVVDATGGALDKSYPGFIPNTSTVQDLTSDAKQFYTANEGTGGGVFDGRIAVDLTTFNQVWRDTCLGATQALLVHDGVLYSGSHAHDCASMGEFPDQPRKHLLAQSVDDPKLLPWFPDTNDGIGEPVGPRVMAQTDKGGRHYLWVGGEFTTVNSKAQQGLTRFADGPDTGAPWVPNVSVSTVAPNKVDVNWQTSFDTDDGVLTYRIYKDGAATPVHTTTGYSVFWDRPQLRWTDTDVAPGETHTYRITASDGTNTSAKSPAVSATVAAKAESYPAKVVADGASLYWRYDEGTSTFAADTGPGLDNGFLRNSPSYRQTPAAVAGPSTAIGFNGSTQYAYSNRGRPQPTAFSVETWIKTTTTRGGKIIGFGSNTMELSGKYDKHVYMLNNGRLTFGTSNGGGQTVSTTGAYNDGAWHHVVATQGSGGMALYVDGQLRASNSRYTKNQSYTGYWRVGGDNLATWPNRPTSNFFAGQIDETAVYPTALTAAQVSAHYALRNSA
- a CDS encoding sugar transferase; its protein translation is MPRGQDIGRPRQLPDVRRERGAGAPGRRPGLLPLVVCAESAGLGLPAWLVLRADGQPEALAGASAATLVWCGVRAARGRYVLRAPGRPPGALTTPGDWLLLIGVLAVLWTALDAPIDPGAAVVALVPGLLAGTGISGARRLARSGRRRTARRVLVVGEAAGVDRAVRLLTSREDHGYRVVAALPVGAAALSCEVPVPGRLAPAPAGDDASTVLGASFAHEADLALVVPGPGLAEERLRQLTWGLHDGGLEVSVLSHLSETAADRIRPSSAAGLTLLHIVPPLRRGLQPALKAAVDRTGAACGLVALAPLLLLIAVAVRLTSAGPVFHRQVRQGRHNHPFVMWKFRTMVVDAERRKARLTEANENDGPMFKMRRDPRVTRLGRLLRRSSLDELPQLINVLKGDMSLVGPRPPLPDEVSRYDERELRRLAVKPGLTGLWQVSGRSDLSWQETVSLDLWYVDNWSVATDMGLMARTLRAVTDGRGAY